The Haloplanus sp. GDY1 genomic sequence CGCCCTCGGCGTCCCGCTGGCGCTCGTGGGCTACCTGTCCGACCGACTCGATACCGAGACGGCCCGGGGTAAAGACACTTAGTCCTGGCTGGTCGAGAGGGGAACATGTACCACGTCGTGATCGGCGTCGACGACAACGAGGAGCGAGCACTCGCGTGTGCGCGGGCCGTCGCCGACCTGCCGGGGGCCGAGACGGGGGCGCGCGTCACCATCATCCACAGTTTCACGGACAACCCGAGCGGCGCCTCCGCGTCACAGATCGGCTCGGTGCGCGAAGCGACCGAGTTCCTCGAGGAGCGCGGCATCGAGGTGAGCGTGACGGAGTCGAGCGGCGACCCCGCCGAACAGATCCTCGACGCGGCGACCGACGGGGACGCGAACCTCATCGTCGTCGCCGGCCGGAAGCGCTCGCCGACTGGGAAGGCGCTGTTCGGGAGCGTCACGCAGTCGGTGATCCTGAACGCCGACCGGCCGGTGATGGTCGCCGGCGACACCGACGACTAGAACAGCGCCTCGGCGTACGTCGCCGGCGGCTTCCGCCCGGCGACGGTGTCCACGAGGTCGCCCGCGCGGAACCGACAGACGGCGGGCGCCGTGGTCACGTCGAACGTGCGACGGAACGCGGGCACGGATTCGCCGTCGACGCCGGCGACGGCGACGTCGTCGGGGAGCGCGTCGAGCACGGCGTCGAGGTCGTCCTTCAGGGCGTCACAGGGCGCACAGTCGCGTCGCCACACCGTTATCACGGCGTCGTGGTGCGCGTCGAGAAACGCCGCCCACTCCTCGTCGTCGAGTTCGGGCACGCCCGCCGGCACCGGCGACGCCGGCGTGAGTTCGCCGACGAGCGTCGCCATCGTCGCCAGTCGCTGGTCGTCGACGCCGGGGCCGGCGTCGGCCTCCGGCCGGTCGCTCGCGGAGCGTGACTCCGCGCCGCCGAGGACGGCCCGGATCGAGAGCGCCGCGATCAGATCCTCGCGGGTCACCGTCCCGGCGTCGATCCGCTCGCCGGCCGCCGCCTCGCTCACGCCGAACGTCTCCGCGACCGTCCGACGGAACCGGTCGGCGTCCGCGTCGGCGTAGGAGTCGCGGTAGATCCGGCGGGTCGACTCGAACTCGTCGGTCGTGACCAGCCCGTCCGACCGTTCGTCGACGACGCCGGCCGCGATCAGTCGGTCCAGCGCGGATTCGAGGGCCGCCTCCGAGGGACCGTCCATCTCAGACACCCAGGTAGCGCTCCCGGATCTCGTCGTCCCCGCGGAGTTCGTCGGCCGTGCCGTCGAAGACGATCTCTCCCTGGTCGACGACGTACGCGTGCCCGGCGATCTTGATCGCGGCCGCCGCGTTCTGTTCGACCAGCAGGATCGTCACGCCCTGCTCGCTGATCCGCTCGATGGCCGCCTCCACGTCCTCGACGATCTGGGGGGCCAGCCCCTCGTAGGGCTCGTCGAGCAGGAGGAGGTCGGTGCTCTGCTTGAGCGCGCGGGCGATGGCGAGCATCTGCTGTTCCCCGCCGGAGAGCGTCCCCGCCTTCTGGGTCTTCCGCTCGCCGAGGCGGGGGAAGTCGTCGTACACCTGTTCGGTGGACATCGACCGGCCGGTCGAGGTGAGCGGCCGTCGCCAGGTGTTCGAGGCGTTGCGCGACACCTCCGCGATCCGGAGGTTCTCCTCGACGGTGAGGTTGGCGAACACCCGCCGCTCCTCGGGCACCAGCGAGATGCCCTGCATCGCCACGTCGTCGGCGGGCATGCCGGTGATGTCCTCGCCCTTGAACCGGATCGATCCCTCGCGGACCTGCGGGGGGTTCGCGCCACAGATGGAGCGGAGCGTGGTCGTCTTGCCCGCGCCGTTGCGTCCGAGGAGGGCACAGATCTCCCCCTCCTCGACGGACAGCGAGAGGTCACGGAGGATGTGGCTCTCGCCGTAGTAGGCGTCGATGGCGTCGACGTCGAGCAGGCTCACAGGTCGACACCTCCGAGGTAGGCCTCCTGCACCTCGGGATCGCCCCTGATCTCGTCGGGCGTCCCCTCGGCGATCACCTGGCCGCGGTTGAGGACGACGATCCGATCCGAGATCCGGAAGACGATCTCCATGTCGTGTTCGATGAGGACGAACGTGAGGCCGAGTTCGCGTTTGACCTCCTCGACGAGGTCGACCGTCGACTCGGTCTCCTCCGGGGACATGCCGGCGGTCGGTTCGTCCATCAGGAGGAGGTCGGGTTCGGCCGCGAGGGCGATACCGATCTCGAGGCGGCGCTT encodes the following:
- a CDS encoding thioredoxin family protein, with amino-acid sequence MDGPSEAALESALDRLIAAGVVDERSDGLVTTDEFESTRRIYRDSYADADADRFRRTVAETFGVSEAAAGERIDAGTVTREDLIAALSIRAVLGGAESRSASDRPEADAGPGVDDQRLATMATLVGELTPASPVPAGVPELDDEEWAAFLDAHHDAVITVWRRDCAPCDALKDDLDAVLDALPDDVAVAGVDGESVPAFRRTFDVTTAPAVCRFRAGDLVDTVAGRKPPATYAEALF
- a CDS encoding ABC transporter ATP-binding protein; protein product: MSLLDVDAIDAYYGESHILRDLSLSVEEGEICALLGRNGAGKTTTLRSICGANPPQVREGSIRFKGEDITGMPADDVAMQGISLVPEERRVFANLTVEENLRIAEVSRNASNTWRRPLTSTGRSMSTEQVYDDFPRLGERKTQKAGTLSGGEQQMLAIARALKQSTDLLLLDEPYEGLAPQIVEDVEAAIERISEQGVTILLVEQNAAAAIKIAGHAYVVDQGEIVFDGTADELRGDDEIRERYLGV
- a CDS encoding universal stress protein gives rise to the protein MYHVVIGVDDNEERALACARAVADLPGAETGARVTIIHSFTDNPSGASASQIGSVREATEFLEERGIEVSVTESSGDPAEQILDAATDGDANLIVVAGRKRSPTGKALFGSVTQSVILNADRPVMVAGDTDD